A stretch of the Chitiniphilus purpureus genome encodes the following:
- a CDS encoding GGDEF domain-containing protein — protein MGLSFPLTVAVLLGVLTLLATGSLALLALGHRERGLGMLACGALSGFCAAVAQAASADLTALASWLVADTLLLVGGRLYLGQSPRYLTTLPWPSLALAFALYGQFELQSEALQVLCFAVSVLPLALMHVSSLMPRVVEERWAAPRQLFAVAHILHAAYWLAVALAWLMGSPAVWARLPVAYLPLGIMVLLCGLTWPQLVSQRLRSRISRLARFDALTGALNRRGLEEVAIRELRRVRKHHGHLGLLLIDLDRFRTLNARYGHGAGDAALRACADAVREQMGRSDYFGRVGGEEFCIVAPGLTQEQLDLMLAGVRHAVHELEVEYDDLLIRFSASASLAVYGQDGADFDALFRVAAKRISQEKKGPIAFADTGPHAAAA, from the coding sequence ATGGGTTTATCCTTCCCCCTGACGGTTGCGGTCCTGCTCGGGGTATTGACACTGCTGGCCACCGGCAGCCTGGCACTGCTTGCCCTGGGTCACCGCGAGCGCGGGCTTGGCATGCTCGCCTGTGGCGCATTATCGGGGTTTTGCGCCGCCGTGGCGCAAGCTGCAAGCGCAGACCTGACGGCTCTGGCGTCGTGGCTGGTCGCGGATACGCTGCTGCTTGTCGGCGGCCGTCTGTACCTTGGCCAATCACCGCGCTACCTGACCACGCTGCCGTGGCCGTCACTGGCGCTGGCCTTCGCGCTGTACGGGCAGTTCGAGCTGCAATCCGAGGCGTTGCAGGTGCTGTGTTTTGCGGTATCGGTGCTGCCACTGGCGCTGATGCACGTCAGTTCGCTGATGCCGCGCGTGGTGGAAGAGCGTTGGGCCGCGCCGCGCCAGCTGTTCGCCGTGGCCCATATCCTGCACGCCGCCTACTGGCTGGCCGTGGCGCTCGCCTGGCTGATGGGTTCGCCGGCGGTGTGGGCACGCCTGCCGGTGGCCTACCTGCCGCTGGGCATCATGGTATTGCTGTGCGGGCTGACCTGGCCGCAGCTGGTCAGCCAGCGGCTGCGTTCACGCATTTCGCGGCTGGCACGCTTTGATGCGCTGACCGGCGCGCTCAACCGTCGGGGACTGGAGGAGGTGGCGATCCGCGAATTGCGGCGGGTGCGCAAGCACCACGGTCACCTCGGTCTGCTGTTGATCGACCTGGACCGCTTCCGCACCCTCAACGCCCGCTATGGTCACGGCGCCGGGGATGCCGCGCTGCGTGCCTGTGCCGATGCGGTGCGCGAGCAGATGGGCCGCTCGGACTATTTCGGCCGGGTCGGTGGCGAGGAGTTCTGCATCGTGGCACCCGGGCTGACCCAGGAGCAGCTTGATCTGATGCTGGCAGGCGTGCGCCACGCGGTGCACGAACTCGAGGTGGAGTACGACGACCTGTTGATCCGCTTCTCGGCCAGTGCCAGCCTCGCGGTCTACGGACAGGATGGGGCCGACTTCGACGCGTTGTTCCGCGTGGCGGCCAAGCGCATCTCGCAGGAGAAAAAGGGCCCGATCGCATTCGCCGACACCGGGCCGCATGCCGCAGCGGCGTGA
- a CDS encoding Rossmann-like and DUF2520 domain-containing protein yields the protein MLLNLIGAGRLGRTLARAWRDAGCCEIGAVLCRDAAHARAAVGFIGAGQPMTGLTGLPTAGLWLIATPDNAIAQVAGALAQAGGPCAADLVFHASGVLDAGVLAPLARQGATCGSLHPALSFAEPQRALGDLPGTAWAVEGDPAALPRLEALALALGGLPFRLAPGGKAAYHAATVVASNYLVTLNVLAQQLAVQAGLDAGTAAAVLGPLMRRTLDNVLALGPAAALTGPIARGDGATVARHLAVIDDMRLDAAYRTLGLATLPLTALPAESREALAGLLKLNTEATENTEARREHPQA from the coding sequence ATGCTGCTCAACCTGATCGGCGCCGGCCGCCTTGGCCGGACCCTCGCCCGTGCCTGGCGCGATGCGGGGTGTTGTGAAATCGGGGCGGTGCTGTGCCGCGACGCCGCCCATGCACGTGCGGCTGTCGGATTCATCGGTGCCGGCCAACCCATGACCGGGCTGACCGGTCTGCCGACGGCCGGGCTCTGGCTGATCGCCACGCCGGACAATGCCATTGCGCAGGTGGCCGGTGCACTGGCGCAGGCTGGCGGCCCGTGCGCGGCCGACCTGGTGTTTCATGCCAGCGGCGTGCTCGATGCCGGCGTGCTCGCGCCCTTGGCGCGCCAAGGCGCGACGTGCGGCAGCCTGCATCCCGCCCTCAGCTTTGCCGAGCCGCAGCGGGCCCTGGGGGACCTGCCGGGCACGGCCTGGGCAGTGGAGGGCGATCCCGCCGCGCTGCCACGGCTGGAAGCCCTGGCGCTGGCACTCGGTGGGCTGCCGTTCCGCCTGGCGCCCGGCGGCAAGGCCGCCTATCACGCGGCCACGGTGGTGGCGTCGAACTATCTGGTCACACTGAACGTGCTGGCGCAGCAACTCGCGGTGCAAGCCGGGCTGGACGCCGGCACCGCGGCCGCAGTGCTCGGCCCCTTGATGCGCCGGACACTGGACAACGTGCTGGCGCTCGGCCCGGCCGCCGCGCTGACCGGCCCCATCGCCCGTGGCGACGGCGCCACTGTCGCGCGTCACCTGGCTGTCATCGACGATATGCGGCTTGACGCGGCCTACCGCACCCTTGGCCTTGCCACATTGCCGTTGACAGCGCTGCCCGCCGAAAGCCGGGAAGCCCTGGCGGGATTGTTGAAGTTGAATACAGAGGCTACGGAGAACACCGAGGCTCGCCGGGAACATCCCCAGGCTTGA
- a CDS encoding O-acetylhomoserine aminocarboxypropyltransferase/cysteine synthase family protein → MKFDTLAIHAGYGPDPTTKAVAVPIYQTTSYAFDDTQHGADLFDLKVQGNIYTRIMNPTSAVLEQRVAALEGGIGGLALASGQAAITYAILTIAEAGDNIIATSTLYGGTYNLFAHTLPQYGIEVRFVDYRDPQAAAGLIDARTKAVYCESIGNPLGNVVDFAAFAEVAHAGGVPLIVDNTVPTPYLTRPFEHGADIVVHSLTKYIGGHGNSIGGLIVDSGRFPWAEHKARFRRLNEPDVSYHGVVYTEALGEAAFIARARVVPLRNMGAAISPFNSFLILQGLETLALRMDRHVENALKVAQFLQGHANVAWVNYAGLPDHESRPLVDKYFGGKASGLLTFGVKGGREAGARFQDKLQLVTRLVNIGDAKSLACHPASTTHRQLSPEELKKAGVSEDMVRLSIGIEHIDDILADLEQALG, encoded by the coding sequence ATGAAGTTCGATACGCTCGCGATCCACGCCGGCTATGGTCCGGACCCGACCACGAAGGCGGTGGCGGTGCCGATCTACCAGACCACCAGCTATGCCTTCGATGACACCCAGCACGGTGCCGACCTCTTCGACCTGAAGGTGCAGGGCAACATCTACACCCGGATCATGAATCCGACCAGCGCCGTGCTGGAGCAGCGCGTGGCCGCACTGGAAGGCGGCATCGGCGGTCTGGCGCTGGCGTCGGGGCAGGCGGCGATCACCTATGCCATCCTCACCATCGCCGAAGCGGGCGACAACATCATCGCCACCAGCACGCTCTATGGCGGCACCTACAACCTGTTTGCGCATACGCTGCCGCAGTACGGCATCGAGGTGCGCTTCGTCGACTACCGCGATCCGCAGGCGGCGGCCGGGCTGATCGATGCGCGCACCAAGGCGGTGTACTGCGAATCGATCGGCAATCCACTTGGCAATGTGGTCGACTTTGCCGCCTTTGCCGAGGTGGCGCATGCCGGCGGCGTGCCGCTGATCGTCGACAACACGGTGCCCACGCCTTACCTCACGCGGCCGTTCGAGCATGGCGCGGACATCGTGGTGCATTCGCTGACCAAATACATCGGCGGACACGGCAACAGCATCGGCGGCCTTATCGTCGACTCCGGCAGGTTTCCCTGGGCCGAGCACAAGGCGCGTTTCCGCCGGCTGAACGAGCCGGACGTGAGCTATCACGGCGTGGTCTACACCGAGGCACTGGGCGAGGCCGCTTTCATTGCCCGGGCGCGGGTGGTGCCGCTGCGCAACATGGGCGCGGCGATCAGCCCGTTCAATTCCTTCCTGATCCTGCAGGGGCTGGAAACGCTGGCGCTGCGCATGGACCGGCACGTGGAGAATGCGCTCAAGGTGGCGCAGTTCCTGCAAGGCCATGCCAATGTGGCGTGGGTGAACTACGCCGGCCTGCCCGACCACGAATCGCGTCCGCTGGTGGACAAGTATTTCGGTGGCAAGGCATCCGGCCTGCTCACCTTTGGCGTCAAGGGTGGCCGCGAAGCCGGCGCGCGTTTCCAGGACAAGCTGCAGCTGGTGACCCGCCTCGTGAACATCGGCGACGCCAAGAGCCTGGCCTGCCATCCGGCCAGCACCACCCACCGCCAGCTCTCGCCGGAGGAGCTGAAAAAAGCCGGTGTCAGCGAGGACATGGTGCGCCTGTCGATCGGCATCGAGCACATCGACGACATCCTGGCCGATCTGGAACAGGCGCTGGGCTGA
- a CDS encoding carbohydrate kinase family protein, with protein sequence MTTLICGSMAYDTIMVFPDRFKNHILPEQIHMLSISFLVPEMRREFGGCAGNIAYTLKALGDEPLIMATVGSDFGPYAAWLDQLGISRAAIRELPEQFTGQCFITTDLDDNQINAFHPGAMGLAHLNRIEDATAPVALAIVSPDGKQGMQEHCRQLADAGIPFIFDPGQGLPMFSGDELLQMIDAADYLACNDYEAELVQQKTGLPLAALACRVKALIVTLGADGARIHADGVVHAIAPVSPAQLLDPTGCGDAFRAGLLYGIKRGWDWQTTGQLASLLGSIKIEHRGPQNHTFTREGLAVRYAAAFGQALPNG encoded by the coding sequence ATGACCACGCTGATCTGCGGATCGATGGCCTACGACACCATCATGGTGTTCCCGGATCGTTTCAAGAATCACATCCTGCCCGAGCAGATCCATATGCTCTCGATCTCGTTCCTGGTGCCCGAGATGCGCCGCGAATTCGGGGGCTGTGCAGGCAATATTGCCTATACCCTCAAGGCCTTAGGCGACGAGCCGCTGATCATGGCCACGGTCGGCAGCGACTTCGGGCCTTACGCGGCGTGGCTGGATCAACTGGGCATCTCGCGCGCCGCCATCCGCGAGCTGCCGGAGCAGTTCACCGGCCAGTGCTTCATCACGACCGACCTGGACGACAACCAGATCAACGCCTTCCATCCCGGCGCGATGGGGCTGGCGCATCTGAACCGGATCGAAGACGCCACGGCGCCGGTGGCACTGGCCATCGTATCGCCCGATGGTAAGCAGGGGATGCAGGAACACTGCCGGCAACTCGCCGATGCAGGTATTCCTTTCATATTCGATCCCGGGCAGGGGTTGCCGATGTTCAGCGGGGACGAGTTGCTGCAAATGATCGACGCCGCCGACTACCTTGCCTGCAACGATTACGAGGCGGAGCTGGTGCAGCAGAAGACGGGCCTGCCGCTGGCGGCGCTGGCCTGCCGGGTCAAGGCGCTGATCGTGACGCTCGGCGCTGACGGCGCGCGCATCCACGCTGACGGCGTGGTGCATGCCATTGCACCGGTGTCGCCGGCGCAGCTGCTGGACCCGACCGGCTGCGGCGACGCCTTCCGCGCGGGGCTGCTGTATGGCATCAAGCGTGGCTGGGATTGGCAGACCACCGGGCAGCTCGCCTCACTGCTGGGCTCGATCAAGATCGAGCACCGCGGCCCGCAGAACCACACGTTCACACGCGAGGGGCTGGCCGTACGCTACGCCGCCGCCTTCGGCCAGGCACTGCCCAACGGCTAG